The following proteins are co-located in the Pseudomonas sp. DY-1 genome:
- a CDS encoding PaaI family thioesterase has product MQDISLQDTAAPDGVCYGCGGRNHHGLQIKSHWHEDGVHVVAEHMPDAKYCGWPDLVYGGLIAMLVDCHSNWTAMAYHYRAEGREPGSLPRIECVTGNLGIKFIKPTPMGVPLLLRARLEGEAGRKTRVICEVYAGELLTAVGDSVFVRVDTGQLAASAHSRES; this is encoded by the coding sequence ATGCAAGACATCTCCCTGCAGGACACCGCCGCGCCGGACGGCGTCTGCTATGGCTGCGGCGGTCGCAATCATCATGGACTGCAAATCAAGAGCCACTGGCACGAGGACGGCGTACACGTCGTGGCCGAACACATGCCGGATGCCAAGTACTGTGGCTGGCCGGACCTGGTGTATGGCGGGCTGATCGCCATGTTGGTGGACTGCCACTCCAACTGGACCGCCATGGCCTACCACTACCGCGCCGAGGGCCGCGAGCCCGGTAGCCTGCCGCGCATCGAGTGCGTCACCGGCAATCTCGGCATCAAGTTCATCAAGCCGACGCCCATGGGCGTGCCGCTGCTGCTGCGCGCCCGGCTGGAGGGCGAAGCGGGCCGCAAGACCCGGGTGATCTGCGAGGTTTATGCGGGAGAGTTGCTGACCGCCGTTGGCGATTCCGTATTCGTCCGGGTGGACACCGGTCAACTGGCTGCCTCGGCCCATAGTCGCGAGTCTTGA
- a CDS encoding sterol desaturase family protein: MDALSHAYDRLAEWVIDPVVQQFAGIFDLNGRFGVLFLGISYCIAYALFRFRKHRGLTKANSFWQFIGGRQVYFHRSALLDYRYYFVRGILKVAVVLPIVGLVDPLILRSGDYVAFFTNLWGARPQLGENLGLSLLFGLGVFLVKDFVHYWAHRAFHSRWLWAFHKVHHSAPVLVPATASRVHFVEKIVEKVATGVVLGVYIGAFWYTCGGEISRYTLFGVTYLVFICNALAANLRHSHVWLSFGPVVEHVLNSPAQHQIHHSDAPRHFNKNFGTNLSIWDWMFGTLYVTTSRPEDLRFGTLEKDHDRYLTIYSLIVTPFVDTARRLARAKRPQRSPLRNG; the protein is encoded by the coding sequence ATGGATGCTCTCTCGCATGCCTATGACCGTCTGGCCGAATGGGTGATCGACCCGGTCGTCCAGCAATTCGCCGGCATCTTCGACCTGAATGGCCGCTTCGGCGTGCTGTTCCTCGGCATTTCGTACTGCATCGCCTATGCGCTGTTCCGCTTCAGGAAGCACCGTGGCCTTACCAAGGCGAACTCCTTCTGGCAGTTCATCGGCGGTCGCCAGGTGTACTTCCACCGCTCGGCGCTGCTCGACTACCGCTACTACTTCGTCCGCGGCATCCTCAAGGTCGCCGTGGTCCTACCCATAGTCGGGCTGGTCGACCCGCTCATACTCCGTTCTGGAGACTACGTCGCCTTCTTTACCAACCTCTGGGGGGCGCGCCCGCAACTGGGCGAGAACCTTGGGCTTTCCCTGCTATTCGGGCTGGGCGTATTCCTGGTGAAGGATTTCGTGCACTACTGGGCTCACCGGGCCTTTCATTCCCGTTGGCTCTGGGCCTTCCACAAGGTTCACCACTCGGCGCCCGTGCTGGTGCCGGCGACGGCGAGCCGCGTCCACTTCGTTGAGAAGATTGTCGAGAAAGTGGCCACCGGCGTGGTCCTGGGCGTCTACATTGGCGCCTTCTGGTACACCTGCGGCGGCGAGATCAGCCGCTACACCTTGTTTGGCGTCACCTACCTGGTGTTCATCTGCAATGCCTTGGCGGCGAATCTGCGTCACAGCCACGTCTGGCTGTCGTTCGGTCCCGTGGTCGAGCATGTGCTGAACAGCCCGGCCCAGCACCAGATCCACCACAGCGACGCGCCCCGGCATTTCAACAAGAATTTCGGCACCAACCTGTCGATCTGGGACTGGATGTTCGGCACGCTCTACGTCACCACCTCCAGGCCTGAGGATCTTCGCTTCGGCACCCTGGAAAAGGACCACGACCGCTACCTGACGATCTACAGCCTGATCGTTACTCCATTCGTGGATACCGCGCGCAGGCTCGCGAGGGCGAAGCGCCCGCAGCGATCTCCGCTGCGCAATGGCTGA
- a CDS encoding DUF2937 family protein — translation MLRSYLRLVLFTLGLLIGVQVPGFIDDYAKRVDAHRLEAEQGLKGFRETAQRFFQGDLNVLVEHYRASTDEVMRSDADSVAHLVARNDLMQREWQALQGPWYQRAWHVLATANPELRQETLAVYSYQLLLKPEAIAWGLSSGVLLAWVVESILLLIGAAAGVGRNRNVQQRHRL, via the coding sequence ATGTTGCGAAGCTACCTGCGACTGGTCCTCTTCACTCTCGGCCTGCTGATCGGCGTACAAGTGCCAGGTTTCATCGATGACTACGCCAAGCGCGTTGACGCCCATCGACTGGAGGCGGAACAGGGGCTCAAGGGGTTCCGCGAGACCGCACAGCGCTTTTTCCAGGGCGACCTCAACGTCCTGGTGGAGCATTACCGCGCAAGCACGGACGAGGTCATGCGCAGCGATGCCGACAGCGTCGCCCACCTTGTAGCTCGCAATGACCTCATGCAACGGGAATGGCAGGCTCTGCAAGGCCCATGGTACCAGCGCGCCTGGCATGTCCTGGCCACTGCAAACCCCGAACTGCGTCAGGAAACCCTCGCGGTCTACAGCTACCAACTCCTGCTCAAGCCCGAAGCCATTGCCTGGGGCCTCAGCTCTGGAGTGCTGCTGGCCTGGGTGGTGGAAAGCATCCTGCTGCTTATCGGTGCCGCAGCCGGTGTGGGCCGCAACAGGAACGTGCAGCAGCGGCACAGGCTCTGA
- a CDS encoding class II glutamine amidotransferase: MCELLGMSANVPTDIVFSFTGLMQRGGGTGPHRDGWGIGFYEGRGLRLFQDPSASVESEVARLVQRYPIKSETVIGHIRQANVGKVCLSNTHPFVRELWGRNWCFAHNGQLAGFEPPKGFYCAVGDTDSEAAFCDLLNRVRGAFPEPVMAEILLPVLIQACFEYRQKGVFNCLLSDGDWLFSFCSTKLAHITRRAPFGPARLKDADLIVDFQAETTPNDVVTVIATEPLTDNETWNIYQPGEWILWRRGEIVTQGRA, from the coding sequence ATGTGCGAATTGCTCGGCATGAGCGCCAACGTCCCCACCGATATCGTTTTCAGCTTCACCGGCCTGATGCAGCGCGGCGGCGGCACCGGCCCGCACCGCGATGGCTGGGGCATCGGATTCTATGAAGGACGAGGCCTGCGCCTGTTCCAGGACCCGTCGGCGAGCGTGGAGTCCGAAGTGGCGCGCCTGGTGCAGCGCTACCCGATCAAGAGCGAAACGGTGATCGGCCACATCCGCCAGGCCAACGTTGGCAAGGTCTGTCTGTCCAATACCCATCCCTTCGTGCGTGAACTCTGGGGGCGCAACTGGTGCTTTGCGCATAACGGCCAATTGGCCGGTTTCGAACCGCCAAAGGGCTTTTACTGTGCAGTGGGGGATACCGATAGCGAAGCCGCCTTTTGCGACCTTCTGAACCGCGTGCGCGGTGCTTTCCCCGAGCCGGTGATGGCGGAAATTCTCCTGCCGGTGCTGATCCAGGCATGCTTCGAGTATCGCCAGAAAGGCGTATTCAACTGTCTGCTCAGTGACGGCGACTGGCTGTTCAGCTTCTGCTCCACCAAGCTCGCCCACATCACCCGCCGAGCGCCCTTCGGTCCGGCACGCCTGAAGGACGCCGACCTGATCGTGGACTTCCAGGCCGAAACCACGCCCAACGACGTGGTCACGGTGATCGCCACCGAGCCCCTGACCGACAACGAAACCTGGAACATCTACCAGCCGGGCGAGTGGATCCTCTGGCGCCGTGGCGAGATCGTCACCCAGGGCCGGGCCTGA
- a CDS encoding MFS transporter produces MTENDYLLAWAAYGVAALGCLLVWFRLTGWMWRWLREPLRLLVAVLLLTPTIVDPAKDLFAPAVAITALDVVFKVGNNAWKATLDLTMYSIIALALYLVFAGIRWPIENKLKARRAEREAAQQAADEPTLREVMRDSRPDADTRLDQNGDRRLRIEPRL; encoded by the coding sequence ATGACTGAAAACGACTACCTGCTCGCCTGGGCCGCCTACGGAGTCGCCGCGCTCGGCTGTCTGCTGGTCTGGTTTCGCCTTACCGGCTGGATGTGGCGCTGGCTGCGCGAGCCGCTGCGCCTATTGGTAGCGGTGTTGCTGCTGACACCGACCATCGTCGACCCGGCCAAGGACCTGTTCGCCCCGGCTGTGGCCATCACTGCGCTCGACGTGGTCTTCAAGGTCGGCAACAACGCCTGGAAGGCGACCCTCGACCTGACCATGTACAGCATCATTGCCCTGGCCTTGTACCTGGTATTCGCCGGTATCCGCTGGCCCATCGAGAACAAGCTCAAGGCGCGCCGCGCCGAGCGAGAAGCCGCCCAGCAGGCCGCTGACGAGCCGACCTTGCGTGAGGTGATGCGCGATAGCCGACCTGACGCGGACACCCGCCTCGACCAGAATGGCGACCGCCGACTGCGCATCGAGCCCCGCCTCTGA
- a CDS encoding S9 family peptidase — protein MPMPQAPIARIEPGDDPYRWLEERDAPDVLAHLEAENAWLETELAEQKDLREALFQEIKGRIRETDLSLPVPWGPWLYYQRTTAGDEYPRHYRCPRPADGSLILDEDAEELLLDPNLLANGGFLSLGAFSVSPDHSRLAYSLDTSGDEIYQLFVKDLGTGEVTALPFEQCDGSMTWANDSATLFFGELDETHRPHRLHRHRLGEASAEQVFEEGDGRFFLHCYRASSERHLILLLNSKTTSETWVLDADTPNGAWTCLAPREEDHEYYADHGKLDGQWTWLIRSNQTGINFALYKASEAAPARSHWQELIAHDETRMLEGVSLNAGGYTLSLREGGLPLIQVHPEGGAPYPLQLPDAAYSLYVQDTLEFDSPVIRLRYEALNRPAQVRQLDLASGAQVVLKETPVEGPFDADAYVSQRLWATAADGTRIPISLVARRDSLGMPAPLYLYGYGAYGESLDPWFSHARLSLLERGFVFAIAHVRGGGELGEAWYRAGKLEHKANTFGDFIACAEHLIAEGYTTPAQLAVSGGSAGGLLIGAVLNLRADLFGAAIAEVPFVDVLNTMQNPDLPLTVTEYDEWGDPNEPEVYARIKSYAPYENVRAQAYPAMLVVAGYNDSRVQYWEAAKWVARLRASKTDGNPLLLKTDLGAGHGGMSGRYQALRDVALEYAFLLKVLGLLPQ, from the coding sequence GTGCCCATGCCCCAAGCCCCCATCGCCCGTATCGAACCCGGTGACGACCCCTACCGCTGGCTGGAGGAACGCGACGCGCCCGACGTACTCGCCCACCTCGAAGCAGAGAACGCCTGGCTGGAAACCGAGCTGGCCGAACAGAAGGATCTGCGCGAAGCGCTGTTCCAGGAAATCAAGGGTCGCATCCGCGAGACCGACCTGTCGCTACCAGTGCCCTGGGGCCCCTGGCTCTACTATCAGCGCACCACCGCTGGCGACGAGTACCCCCGTCACTACCGCTGTCCGCGTCCAGCGGACGGCTCGCTGATCCTGGACGAAGATGCCGAGGAATTGCTGCTGGACCCGAACCTGCTGGCGAACGGCGGGTTCCTTTCGCTCGGCGCCTTCAGCGTCAGCCCGGATCATTCGCGCCTGGCCTACAGCCTGGATACCAGCGGCGACGAAATCTACCAACTGTTCGTCAAGGACCTGGGTACGGGAGAAGTGACCGCCCTGCCCTTCGAGCAGTGCGACGGCAGCATGACCTGGGCCAACGACAGCGCCACGCTGTTCTTCGGCGAACTGGACGAAACCCACCGACCGCATCGCCTGCACCGCCACCGCCTGGGTGAAGCCAGCGCCGAGCAGGTCTTCGAGGAGGGCGACGGGCGCTTCTTCCTGCACTGCTATCGCGCCAGCTCCGAGCGCCATTTGATCCTGCTGCTGAACAGCAAGACCACCAGCGAAACCTGGGTGCTGGATGCCGATACCCCGAACGGTGCCTGGACCTGCCTGGCACCCCGCGAAGAGGACCACGAGTACTACGCGGACCACGGCAAGCTGGACGGACAGTGGACCTGGCTGATCCGCAGCAACCAGACCGGCATCAACTTCGCCCTGTACAAGGCGTCGGAGGCCGCGCCCGCCCGCAGCCACTGGCAGGAACTGATCGCCCACGACGAAACACGCATGCTGGAAGGCGTCAGCCTGAATGCCGGTGGTTACACCCTCAGCCTGCGTGAAGGTGGCCTGCCATTGATCCAGGTGCACCCTGAAGGCGGCGCACCCTACCCACTACAACTGCCGGACGCCGCCTACAGCCTCTACGTACAGGACACACTGGAGTTCGACAGCCCGGTGATTCGTCTGCGTTATGAGGCACTGAATCGCCCAGCCCAGGTCCGCCAGCTTGACCTGGCCAGTGGAGCGCAGGTGGTGCTCAAGGAAACCCCGGTAGAGGGTCCCTTCGATGCGGACGCCTACGTCAGCCAGCGTCTCTGGGCCACGGCGGCGGACGGCACACGCATTCCCATCAGCCTGGTTGCCCGCCGCGACAGCCTGGGCATGCCCGCCCCGCTCTACCTCTATGGCTACGGCGCCTACGGCGAAAGCCTCGATCCCTGGTTCTCCCATGCGCGCCTCAGCCTTCTGGAACGCGGCTTCGTCTTTGCCATCGCCCATGTGCGCGGCGGAGGCGAACTGGGCGAGGCCTGGTACCGCGCCGGCAAGCTGGAGCACAAGGCCAATACCTTTGGCGACTTCATCGCCTGCGCTGAGCACCTGATCGCCGAGGGCTACACAACCCCGGCACAACTGGCGGTCAGCGGCGGCAGCGCTGGCGGCCTGCTGATCGGCGCCGTGCTCAACCTGCGCGCCGACCTGTTCGGCGCGGCCATCGCCGAAGTCCCCTTCGTCGACGTCCTCAACACCATGCAGAACCCCGATCTGCCGCTGACAGTGACCGAGTACGACGAATGGGGCGACCCGAATGAGCCGGAGGTATACGCGCGCATCAAGAGCTACGCGCCCTACGAGAACGTTCGCGCCCAGGCGTATCCGGCGATGCTGGTGGTGGCTGGCTATAACGACAGCCGCGTGCAGTACTGGGAAGCGGCCAAGTGGGTCGCCCGCCTGCGCGCGTCTAAGACCGACGGCAACCCCCTGCTGCTCAAGACCGACCTTGGTGCCGGACATGGCGGAATGAGCGGCCGCTACCAGGCGCTACGCGATGTTGCGCTGGAATATGCGTTCCTGCTGAAGGTGCTTGGCCTGCTCCCGCAGTAA
- a CDS encoding YajD family HNH nuclease yields the protein MAMSTPPSANKLDKLLADERKRREHSYREQALKLFPWVCGRCGREFSGKRLSELTVHHRDHNHDNNPPDGSNWELLCLYCHDNEHARYTDQQWQNDEKPGARQGPRATYKAFADIGDLLKREE from the coding sequence CTGGCGATGAGTACGCCCCCCTCAGCAAACAAGCTGGACAAGCTGCTCGCCGACGAGCGCAAACGGCGCGAACACAGCTATCGCGAGCAGGCACTGAAGCTGTTCCCCTGGGTATGCGGCCGCTGCGGTCGCGAGTTCAGTGGCAAGCGCCTCTCCGAACTAACGGTGCATCACCGCGATCACAACCATGACAACAACCCGCCCGATGGTTCGAACTGGGAGCTGCTCTGTCTCTACTGCCATGACAACGAGCACGCCCGCTACACCGACCAGCAGTGGCAAAACGATGAGAAACCCGGTGCGCGGCAAGGGCCGCGTGCCACCTACAAGGCATTCGCCGACATTGGCGACCTGTTGAAGCGCGAGGAATAG
- a CDS encoding type 1 glutamine amidotransferase domain-containing protein, whose product MKILMVLTSHDQLGNTGKKTGFWLEEFAAPYFAFRDAGAEVVLASPRGGQPPLDPKSDDPEAQTEATHRFREDDEARRALANTHMLAGLAPADYDALFYPGGHGPMWDLVDDLHSIVLVESFYAAGKPVGAVCHAPAVLLNAKAPDGAPLVQGNAVTGFANSEETAVGLAEVVPFLLEDALKEKGGHYSKVADWQPHVVTDGNLITGQNPASSEATAAAILELLSGRRGEI is encoded by the coding sequence ATGAAGATCCTGATGGTACTGACCTCCCACGACCAGTTGGGCAATACCGGCAAGAAGACCGGATTCTGGCTGGAGGAGTTCGCCGCGCCCTACTTCGCATTTCGCGACGCGGGCGCCGAGGTGGTACTGGCCTCGCCCAGGGGCGGGCAGCCACCACTGGACCCGAAGAGCGACGACCCGGAGGCGCAGACTGAAGCGACCCATCGCTTCCGCGAGGATGACGAAGCGCGCCGTGCGCTGGCCAATACCCACATGCTTGCCGGGCTGGCGCCGGCTGACTACGACGCCCTCTTCTATCCTGGCGGCCATGGCCCGATGTGGGACCTGGTGGACGACCTCCATTCCATCGTGCTGGTCGAAAGCTTCTACGCCGCCGGCAAGCCGGTGGGTGCCGTGTGCCACGCGCCGGCCGTACTGCTGAATGCCAAGGCACCGGACGGCGCGCCGCTGGTACAGGGCAACGCGGTAACCGGCTTCGCAAACTCCGAGGAAACCGCCGTTGGCCTGGCCGAGGTAGTGCCCTTCCTGTTGGAGGACGCGCTGAAGGAGAAAGGCGGCCATTACTCCAAGGTGGCGGATTGGCAGCCCCATGTGGTCACCGACGGAAACCTGATCACCGGGCAGAACCCGGCATCGTCCGAGGCGACGGCGGCCGCCATTCTGGAACTATTGAGCGGTCGACGGGGGGAGATATAG
- a CDS encoding YcgN family cysteine cluster protein, translated as MAAKVEPFWKRKTLEQLDQEEWESLCDGCGLCCLQKLEDEDDGSVYYTRIACKLLDLNTCRCTDYANRRQFVADCIQLTPAQADEFRWLPPTCGYRLVAEGKDLPPWHHLICNDPEAVHKAGISQSGRMLSESSVAEDDWEDYLIFRAG; from the coding sequence ATGGCCGCCAAAGTCGAACCCTTCTGGAAGCGCAAGACCCTCGAACAGCTCGATCAGGAGGAGTGGGAATCCCTCTGCGATGGCTGTGGCCTGTGCTGCCTGCAGAAGCTCGAAGACGAGGACGACGGCAGCGTCTACTACACGCGTATCGCCTGCAAGTTGCTGGATCTCAATACCTGCCGCTGCACCGACTACGCTAATCGTCGTCAGTTCGTTGCCGACTGCATCCAGCTCACCCCGGCGCAGGCCGACGAGTTCCGCTGGTTGCCGCCCACTTGCGGTTACCGCCTGGTGGCCGAGGGCAAGGACCTGCCGCCGTGGCACCACCTGATCTGCAATGACCCCGAAGCGGTGCACAAGGCAGGTATTTCCCAATCCGGTCGCATGCTGAGCGAAAGCAGCGTGGCGGAGGATGATTGGGAGGACTACCTGATTTTCCGCGCCGGCTAG
- a CDS encoding D-2-hydroxyacid dehydrogenase produces MKILIAESEFALYADLLRTESGLQLHGGSEVERLLYAARECTVWLGEPDLMAELLRKGCKPEWMQSTWAGITPLLATDLPTDYRLTRAVGIFGQVMAEYVLTYLLAHQRQLFSRVAAQSEKRWDNRLPRSLEGKRVLIVGAGDIGQSVAGFLEPFGIELHGIAREPRQFEPFERVSGMEALAEQVAWADCVVNLLPDTPATRDIYDARIFACMQPTALFINAGRGVAVVDHDLVAALEAGQLAGAVIDVCREEPLPAWHPFWGAPNLLVTGHSSAPTLPSAMARLFVENLSRYRSGATLRGQVNFERGY; encoded by the coding sequence ATGAAGATCCTCATCGCCGAATCCGAGTTCGCCCTCTACGCCGACCTGCTGCGCACCGAGTCCGGTCTGCAGCTTCACGGCGGCAGCGAGGTGGAGCGCCTGCTTTACGCCGCGCGCGAGTGCACGGTGTGGCTGGGCGAGCCCGACCTGATGGCTGAGCTTCTGCGCAAGGGCTGCAAGCCGGAGTGGATGCAATCCACCTGGGCCGGCATCACCCCGCTGCTGGCCACCGACCTGCCCACGGATTATCGGCTGACCCGTGCCGTTGGCATCTTCGGCCAGGTCATGGCCGAGTACGTGCTCACCTACCTTCTTGCTCACCAACGGCAGCTCTTCTCGCGGGTTGCCGCACAATCCGAGAAGCGCTGGGACAACCGCCTGCCACGCAGCCTGGAGGGCAAGCGGGTGCTGATCGTCGGTGCGGGGGACATCGGGCAGAGCGTTGCCGGGTTCCTCGAACCCTTCGGCATCGAACTGCATGGCATCGCCCGCGAGCCGCGCCAGTTCGAACCTTTCGAACGGGTCTCCGGCATGGAGGCACTGGCCGAGCAGGTGGCCTGGGCCGACTGCGTGGTCAACCTGCTGCCCGACACCCCGGCTACCCGTGACATCTACGACGCCAGAATCTTCGCCTGCATGCAGCCGACCGCGTTGTTCATCAACGCCGGACGTGGTGTGGCGGTCGTTGACCATGACCTGGTGGCGGCGCTGGAGGCCGGCCAACTGGCCGGGGCGGTGATCGACGTCTGCCGCGAAGAACCCTTGCCCGCCTGGCATCCGTTCTGGGGCGCGCCCAACCTGCTGGTCACCGGCCACAGCTCTGCACCGACGCTGCCCAGTGCCATGGCCCGGCTGTTCGTCGAGAACCTCAGCCGCTATCGCTCCGGCGCGACCCTGCGCGGACAAGTCAACTTCGAGCGCGGCTACTGA
- a CDS encoding YcgL domain-containing protein: MKRICSIYKSPRKNEMYLYVDKREALSRVPEGLLTAFGAPQHTFDLVLSPERQLAREDIGKVLENIEKQGYHLQMPPAQDEYIEHLPEELLRMNDPI, encoded by the coding sequence ATGAAACGTATCTGCTCCATCTACAAAAGCCCGCGCAAGAACGAGATGTACCTCTATGTCGACAAGCGTGAAGCCCTGAGCCGCGTGCCCGAAGGTCTGCTCACCGCCTTTGGCGCCCCGCAGCACACCTTCGACCTGGTGCTCAGCCCCGAGCGCCAACTGGCCCGTGAAGACATCGGCAAGGTGCTGGAGAACATCGAGAAGCAGGGCTATCACTTGCAGATGCCGCCGGCCCAGGATGAGTACATCGAGCACCTGCCGGAAGAACTCCTGCGGATGAACGACCCCATCTGA
- the rnd gene encoding ribonuclease D → MAIDIIWIRDDAALAKHCAEWRRLPFVALDTEFMRVDTFYPKAGLVQIGDSERAYLVDPLLIRDWSPFAELLEDQAVLKVLHACSEDLEVFLRLTGAMPQPLLDTQLAAGYLGIGYSMGYSRLVQAVLGIDLPKDETRSDWLQRPLTDMQVRYAAEDVQHLAELYAALKPRLTEPKRDWVLEDGAELVANLRREILPEELYREAKLAWKLSRAQLAVLRELCAWREIEARLRDQPRNRILREHSLWPLARFQPDNLVALARIDDMHPRTVRQDGNTLLKLIRDAAETPPDQWPEALPEPLPPEASALLKTLRAVGQAEAERLGMAPELMLRKKHLEALLKTGFPNGPYTLPEGLRGWRRELMGQALLDTLAAAGQ, encoded by the coding sequence GTGGCCATCGACATTATCTGGATCCGCGACGACGCTGCGCTGGCCAAACACTGCGCCGAGTGGCGTCGCCTGCCCTTCGTGGCCCTGGACACCGAGTTCATGCGGGTCGACACCTTCTATCCCAAGGCCGGCCTGGTGCAGATCGGTGACAGCGAGCGGGCGTACCTGGTCGACCCATTGCTGATTCGGGACTGGTCGCCTTTCGCCGAGCTGCTGGAAGATCAGGCGGTGCTCAAGGTGCTGCACGCCTGCAGCGAGGACCTGGAAGTCTTCCTGCGCCTGACCGGTGCCATGCCGCAGCCTCTGCTGGATACACAACTGGCTGCCGGCTATCTCGGCATCGGTTATTCCATGGGCTATTCGCGTCTGGTGCAGGCGGTGCTCGGCATCGACCTGCCCAAGGACGAAACCCGTTCCGACTGGCTGCAGCGACCGCTCACCGACATGCAGGTGCGCTATGCCGCCGAGGACGTGCAGCACCTGGCCGAGCTCTATGCCGCCCTGAAGCCGCGCCTGACCGAGCCCAAGCGTGACTGGGTGCTGGAGGATGGTGCCGAACTGGTGGCCAACCTGCGTCGAGAAATCCTTCCTGAAGAGCTCTATCGCGAGGCCAAGCTGGCGTGGAAGCTCTCCCGCGCCCAACTGGCCGTACTTCGCGAGCTCTGCGCCTGGCGCGAGATCGAGGCCCGCCTGCGCGACCAGCCGCGCAACCGGATCCTGCGCGAGCACAGCCTATGGCCGCTGGCGCGCTTCCAGCCGGACAACCTCGTGGCGCTGGCGCGAATCGACGACATGCACCCGCGTACCGTGCGCCAGGACGGCAATACGCTGCTCAAACTGATCCGCGATGCCGCCGAGACACCGCCTGACCAGTGGCCCGAGGCACTGCCCGAGCCGTTGCCGCCCGAGGCTTCGGCGCTGCTGAAAACGCTGCGCGCTGTCGGTCAGGCCGAGGCAGAGCGCCTGGGGATGGCTCCTGAACTCATGCTGCGCAAGAAACACCTGGAGGCCCTGTTGAAAACCGGCTTCCCCAACGGCCCCTATACCCTGCCTGAAGGGCTGCGTGGCTGGCGCCGTGAGCTGATGGGCCAGGCCCTGCTGGATACCCTGGCCGCGGCCGGCCAATGA
- the dapA gene encoding 4-hydroxy-tetrahydrodipicolinate synthase — protein MPVFSGIWVALVTPFNDGAIDFPALRRLARHLLGEGVAGLVACGTTGEAAALSKVEQLAVLDTLLEEVPGDRLVMGMAGNNLAEVLEFQSEVQRRPIAGVLVPAPYYIRPSQDGLLAWFGAIADASTVPVILYDIPYRTGVRMELATLRQLARHPRVAAIKDCGGNPETTQALIADGELDVLTGEDGQIFTTLCMGGRGAICASAHIHPRQFVHMAECIGKGELEAARAIFQKLQPLIRLAFAEPNPAPVKSLLAIQGLIQDELRLPMQRSSEALRQRLGAELA, from the coding sequence ATGCCTGTGTTTTCTGGAATCTGGGTTGCCCTGGTAACCCCCTTCAACGATGGCGCCATCGACTTTCCGGCCTTGCGCCGCCTGGCCCGGCATCTTCTGGGCGAAGGCGTCGCCGGTCTGGTGGCCTGCGGCACCACGGGAGAGGCGGCCGCGCTGTCGAAGGTGGAGCAACTGGCGGTGCTGGATACGCTGCTGGAAGAAGTGCCTGGTGACCGACTGGTAATGGGGATGGCAGGAAACAACCTGGCGGAGGTTCTCGAGTTCCAGAGCGAGGTGCAACGGCGGCCAATTGCCGGCGTGCTGGTTCCGGCGCCTTATTACATCCGTCCATCCCAGGACGGCTTGTTGGCCTGGTTCGGTGCCATCGCCGATGCCTCGACCGTGCCGGTGATCCTCTACGACATTCCCTATCGCACCGGCGTGCGCATGGAGCTGGCGACCCTGCGCCAACTCGCCCGCCATCCCCGCGTGGCAGCCATCAAGGATTGCGGCGGCAACCCGGAAACCACCCAAGCGCTGATCGCCGATGGCGAGCTGGACGTGCTGACGGGCGAAGACGGGCAGATCTTCACCACCCTTTGCATGGGCGGCCGCGGTGCGATCTGCGCATCGGCGCATATCCATCCGCGACAGTTCGTGCACATGGCCGAATGTATAGGCAAGGGTGAACTCGAGGCCGCGCGCGCGATCTTCCAGAAATTGCAGCCGCTGATTCGCCTGGCCTTCGCCGAGCCGAATCCGGCGCCGGTGAAAAGCCTGCTGGCGATTCAGGGGTTGATCCAGGATGAGTTGCGCCTGCCCATGCAGCGCAGTTCCGAAGCCTTGCGCCAACGCCTCGGCGCCGAGCTGGCCTAG